A window of the Luoshenia tenuis genome harbors these coding sequences:
- a CDS encoding InlB B-repeat-containing protein, whose product MKKRKLVALVIAVLMTMLIPATAFAATHEDVDSWDKLQAAFADTDADVTIILTGDIATLGALQAGEGQTYVINGEEYILKDVRLVGAGEVEINAEVQRDSQAQALHVTDDVQVTVNGDVKSEGSLGGGVMAEGNSKASINGTVDGGDMGVVAKESAAVEVQGDVSGGMAGAVSTGESSVKINGDVSANGAGVGAAESGNVEVTGNVTGGQVGIITEDDASVKVTGDVQASDVLDGTADQNGAGLGVDARGNSTVVVDGNVSGGNGNESTANMTAPDGYSDGGTGVNAQANANVNVTGNVTGGDAAGTFAYAGDGVVAEGQSTVTVGGDVKGGDVKADPEVEAEGDDLSRGGNGVVMAPKANVTVGGDVKGGDTSGDKGVAGQGAIVLTLDKTNPDNTDAKAGKLTIMGTVKGGSALAQSGKDGNAIHLDDPFDTVPEEYQTQAEDLYILEIPDGTVREFLNGLLNAKMSFLYGYVGQDMSIDEVIAEVETFKNEKIMPLLANVLGHEYDIDNDSETLDNLDAVQAAALKKAIADEFNKFARQRWISWADSVLLKPEVTVWKLEGGDDAGYFGSPGGEFIASLIGADTNYIVKIAQSEGGMLVSDKETAKAGETVTVTALPKAGYTLGKVLLNGEELTGKDGVYSFVMPEGGGVELSAEFIADAPAEAPTNTAGSPKTGDNFSAALLMGLMAVSAMAVVVVGRKARTGK is encoded by the coding sequence ATGAAAAAACGGAAACTGGTGGCCCTGGTCATCGCCGTGTTGATGACGATGCTCATCCCGGCGACGGCATTTGCGGCCACGCATGAAGACGTAGACTCGTGGGACAAACTGCAGGCGGCTTTTGCCGATACGGACGCGGATGTGACGATCATCCTGACGGGGGATATCGCTACGCTGGGAGCTTTACAGGCTGGCGAGGGCCAAACTTACGTGATCAATGGCGAGGAATATATCCTGAAAGATGTGCGTTTGGTAGGCGCGGGCGAAGTAGAGATCAACGCGGAAGTTCAAAGGGATAGTCAAGCCCAAGCGCTCCACGTAACGGACGATGTGCAGGTAACGGTCAACGGCGATGTAAAATCCGAGGGAAGCTTAGGCGGCGGCGTTATGGCCGAGGGGAATTCCAAAGCGAGCATCAATGGCACGGTAGATGGCGGCGATATGGGTGTTGTCGCGAAGGAAAGCGCTGCTGTTGAGGTGCAGGGCGATGTGAGCGGAGGCATGGCTGGTGCGGTTTCTACGGGCGAATCTTCCGTGAAGATTAATGGCGATGTAAGTGCGAATGGCGCTGGTGTGGGGGCTGCCGAAAGTGGTAATGTCGAGGTTACCGGCAATGTTACGGGAGGACAGGTTGGAATCATAACGGAGGATGATGCGTCTGTTAAGGTGACAGGAGATGTTCAAGCGTCTGATGTGCTGGATGGAACCGCCGATCAGAATGGCGCGGGCTTAGGCGTTGATGCCCGCGGAAACAGTACTGTTGTGGTAGATGGCAATGTTTCCGGCGGTAATGGTAACGAAAGTACAGCTAATATGACTGCGCCGGACGGTTATTCGGATGGTGGAACAGGCGTGAATGCACAGGCTAATGCCAACGTGAATGTCACGGGTAATGTGACCGGCGGCGATGCGGCTGGGACCTTTGCCTATGCGGGCGATGGCGTTGTGGCAGAGGGTCAGTCCACGGTAACGGTTGGCGGCGATGTTAAGGGCGGGGATGTCAAGGCAGATCCGGAAGTCGAGGCGGAAGGAGATGACCTGAGCCGAGGCGGCAACGGTGTAGTAATGGCTCCGAAGGCCAATGTAACGGTTGGTGGGGATGTAAAGGGCGGAGACACCAGCGGAGATAAGGGTGTGGCCGGCCAGGGCGCGATTGTCCTTACTTTAGATAAAACCAATCCTGACAATACCGATGCCAAAGCTGGCAAGCTGACCATAATGGGCACGGTTAAGGGCGGCAGCGCATTGGCACAAAGCGGTAAAGACGGCAATGCTATCCACTTGGATGACCCCTTTGACACAGTGCCGGAGGAGTACCAAACTCAGGCAGAAGACCTTTATATTTTAGAGATTCCCGATGGAACCGTGCGGGAATTTTTGAATGGTCTGCTCAACGCTAAAATGTCTTTCTTGTACGGATATGTAGGCCAGGATATGTCGATAGACGAAGTGATTGCAGAGGTCGAAACGTTTAAAAACGAAAAAATCATGCCGCTGCTGGCAAATGTTTTGGGCCATGAATACGACATTGATAACGACAGCGAGACCTTGGACAATCTGGACGCAGTACAGGCGGCGGCTTTGAAAAAGGCCATTGCCGATGAGTTCAACAAATTTGCAAGGCAGCGGTGGATCAGTTGGGCGGATTCTGTTTTGCTTAAACCTGAGGTTACCGTTTGGAAGCTGGAAGGTGGGGACGATGCGGGTTATTTCGGCAGCCCGGGCGGTGAGTTTATCGCCTCTTTGATTGGTGCAGACACCAACTACATCGTTAAAATTGCCCAGAGCGAAGGCGGTATGCTGGTAAGCGATAAAGAGACCGCCAAGGCCGGCGAGACCGTGACGGTAACAGCACTGCCCAAAGCGGGCTATACGCTGGGCAAGGTGCTGCTTAACGGTGAGGAGCTGACGGGCAAGGATGGCGTGTACAGCTTTGTGATGCCGGAAGGCGGCGGAGTGGAGCTGAGTGCGGAGTTCATCGCTGACGCTCCGGCTGAGGCGCCCACCAATACGGCGGGCAGCCCCAAGACGGGGGATAATTTCAGCGCGGCGCTGCTGATGGGCTTGATGGCTGTATCGGCTATGGCTGTGGTCGTCGTTGGCCGCAAGGCGCGCACAGGCAAGTAA
- a CDS encoding chromate transporter yields MTLLLLVWNFFQIGAFSIGGGYAMIPLIQKLIVANGWLTVQEVADVVAISQMTPGPFAINAATFVGMRVSGVVGAICCTVGVTLPSVIIVLIIAKFFFNFQHVPGVRYVLYGIRPVVMALIATSIVTIAQTALFIPEVTLTLQNILQAVDWKAVALCVVSLIAMVKFKVDPVIMIVISAAAGILIYAVL; encoded by the coding sequence ATGACGCTGCTGCTCTTAGTTTGGAACTTTTTCCAGATCGGCGCGTTCAGCATCGGCGGCGGCTATGCCATGATCCCGCTGATCCAAAAGCTGATCGTAGCCAACGGATGGCTGACGGTGCAGGAAGTGGCGGACGTGGTGGCCATCTCGCAGATGACGCCCGGCCCCTTTGCCATCAACGCGGCCACATTTGTGGGGATGCGCGTTTCCGGCGTGGTAGGCGCTATCTGCTGTACGGTCGGCGTTACGCTGCCCTCGGTCATCATCGTGCTGATCATCGCCAAGTTCTTTTTCAACTTCCAGCACGTGCCGGGGGTACGCTATGTCCTTTACGGCATCCGCCCGGTCGTCATGGCGCTGATCGCCACCTCCATCGTGACCATCGCTCAGACGGCGCTCTTTATCCCAGAAGTGACGCTTACCCTGCAAAATATCCTCCAGGCGGTGGATTGGAAGGCGGTTGCGCTCTGTGTGGTTTCGCTGATCGCCATGGTCAAGTTCAAGGTCGACCCGGTGATCATGATCGTCATCAGCGCCGCGGCAGGCATATTGATCTACGCGGTATTATGA
- a CDS encoding chromate transporter, whose amino-acid sequence MEKEMENQLPKRDKKLLLTLFLAMFKLGAFTFGGGYAIVPMMQKEYVEKRHWINENEMIDIVAISQSVPGAIAVNASIFIGYRLAGVPGALLSTLGASLPSLIILAIISLFYQAFIANTYVAAAMQGIRACVVAMMISAVIKLGKPALVDWLCWVLALVTCVAVLWLDINAIYLILVGGVVGFIAGMVRARRGKKAEGEAKK is encoded by the coding sequence TTGGAAAAAGAAATGGAAAACCAGTTGCCAAAGCGGGATAAAAAGCTGCTGTTGACGCTGTTTCTGGCGATGTTCAAGCTGGGCGCGTTTACCTTTGGCGGCGGCTATGCGATCGTCCCGATGATGCAAAAGGAATACGTGGAAAAGCGGCATTGGATCAACGAAAACGAGATGATCGACATCGTGGCGATCTCCCAGTCCGTTCCGGGGGCCATCGCGGTCAACGCCTCGATCTTTATCGGCTATCGCTTAGCGGGGGTGCCGGGGGCGCTGCTTTCCACCCTGGGGGCATCCCTGCCTTCGCTGATCATCCTGGCGATCATCTCTCTTTTTTATCAGGCTTTTATCGCCAATACCTACGTTGCCGCGGCGATGCAGGGCATACGCGCTTGCGTGGTGGCGATGATGATCTCCGCCGTGATCAAGCTGGGCAAGCCGGCTTTGGTGGATTGGCTGTGCTGGGTGCTGGCGCTGGTCACCTGTGTGGCCGTGCTCTGGCTGGATATCAATGCGATCTACCTGATCCTCGTGGGCGGCGTGGTCGGATTTATCGCCGGTATGGTGCGGGCCCGCAGGGGTAAAAAGGCTGAAGGGGAGGCGAAAAAATGA
- a CDS encoding dienelactone hydrolase family protein has product MMDLEMDRYFETCYERRPHPFAMPLGNKAHWISWRADFIRTLVGDLRGFPQQYGPLESQTHDEAQRDGYRQILVSYSGEDGMRIPAYLLVPDSAQEQMPAVVCVAGHGAGMTEIAGLTPEGEMRAIGEGYQKDFAVALCKRGFVVLVPEMLGFGLRRLKADIEKGPDECSCYRMSTNLLMMGKTMAGLRARDVMRSLDYLETLPFVDAARIGSMGISGGGTTLMYAAAIDGRLRANVISCSGCTFRHSILSVYHCIDNFVPDLYTRGEMYDILGLLAPRPLMLEAGRQDDLFPLEGVQTCFDQLTRAYSLLGARDKLDIDIFDAGHSISGAKSYDFLGKWLRVDE; this is encoded by the coding sequence ATGATGGATCTGGAGATGGATCGTTACTTTGAAACATGTTATGAGCGGCGGCCGCACCCGTTCGCCATGCCGCTGGGCAATAAGGCGCACTGGATCTCCTGGCGGGCGGATTTTATCCGTACCTTGGTGGGGGATCTGCGGGGCTTTCCACAGCAATACGGCCCGCTGGAGAGCCAGACACATGACGAGGCGCAGCGGGATGGCTACCGCCAGATCCTGGTCAGCTACTCTGGGGAGGATGGCATGCGTATACCCGCCTACCTGCTGGTGCCGGATTCGGCCCAGGAGCAGATGCCTGCGGTGGTCTGCGTGGCCGGGCACGGCGCGGGGATGACCGAGATCGCCGGCCTGACGCCGGAAGGGGAGATGCGCGCCATCGGCGAGGGGTACCAAAAGGATTTTGCCGTGGCGCTATGCAAAAGAGGCTTTGTGGTGCTGGTTCCGGAGATGTTGGGCTTTGGACTGCGCAGGCTCAAAGCGGACATCGAAAAGGGCCCAGACGAATGCAGCTGCTACCGGATGAGTACCAACCTTTTAATGATGGGCAAGACCATGGCGGGCCTGCGGGCGCGGGACGTGATGCGCAGCCTGGATTATCTGGAAACGCTGCCCTTTGTGGATGCGGCGCGCATCGGCTCCATGGGAATTTCCGGCGGCGGGACCACGCTGATGTATGCCGCGGCCATCGACGGACGGCTGCGCGCCAACGTGATTAGCTGCTCGGGCTGCACCTTCCGCCATTCGATTTTAAGCGTGTACCACTGCATCGACAATTTTGTGCCGGATCTATATACCCGCGGGGAAATGTATGATATTCTGGGTCTGCTGGCCCCCCGTCCGCTGATGCTGGAGGCCGGGCGGCAGGATGATCTATTCCCCTTGGAAGGGGTACAGACCTGCTTTGATCAGCTGACGCGCGCCTACAGCCTTTTGGGCGCGCGGGATAAGCTGGATATCGATATTTTCGACGCTGGACATTCCATCAGCGGCGCAAAAAGCTACGATTTCCTGGGCAAGTGGCTGCGGGTGGATGAATAA